A single region of the Solwaraspora sp. WMMD406 genome encodes:
- a CDS encoding IS66 family transposase, producing MPADPPPSYDELLALNAGLAARLEQALTRIAELEARLKQSSANSSKPPSSDGLAKPAPKSLRGRSGRRPGRPTGGEGTTLSQVADPDVIVRHVPDTCGGCGGGLTDPAEVTVTRRQVFDIPQPRVVVTEHQIVTVACRCGHHTTAATPVGATAPAVYGPRIAAIGVYLLHGQFLSIGRTADAIRDLFGLPVAAATITAWVTRTALGVIDTVLPVIRDRVRHAPVAHFDETGMRVDGRLAWLHSASTPTDVLLTVHRRRGTAGMDDAGVLPAFTGTAVHDAWAPYDTYTDAVHALCNAHVLRELVYVVDTATGQVADLAGQAAAALRQLNHLTVTARADGGEPDPADLAEQTHLLRSAVVLGAEATADRTDKLHRKYHALFVRLRDRRADYLRFLTDPAVPFDNNPAERTIRMPKLRIKVSGSMRTMTGAEHFAAIRSYTATATRHGINMLDALTRAAAGSPWIPTTT from the coding sequence ATGCCCGCCGATCCGCCGCCGTCGTATGACGAGCTGCTGGCGTTGAACGCCGGGCTGGCAGCACGGCTGGAGCAGGCGCTGACGCGGATCGCTGAGCTTGAGGCCCGGTTGAAGCAGTCGTCTGCCAACTCGTCGAAACCGCCGTCGAGCGACGGGCTGGCCAAACCGGCGCCGAAGTCGCTGCGGGGCCGTTCGGGTCGCCGGCCGGGCCGTCCCACCGGCGGCGAGGGCACCACCCTGTCCCAGGTGGCGGATCCGGACGTGATCGTCCGGCATGTGCCGGACACCTGTGGCGGCTGCGGAGGCGGCCTGACCGACCCGGCCGAGGTGACGGTCACCCGCCGGCAGGTGTTCGACATCCCCCAGCCTCGGGTCGTGGTGACCGAGCACCAGATCGTCACCGTCGCCTGCCGGTGCGGGCACCACACCACCGCCGCGACACCCGTCGGGGCCACCGCGCCCGCCGTCTACGGACCACGGATCGCCGCGATCGGCGTCTACCTGCTCCACGGACAGTTCCTGTCCATCGGCCGCACCGCCGACGCGATCCGTGACCTGTTCGGCCTGCCCGTCGCGGCGGCCACCATCACCGCCTGGGTCACCCGCACCGCCCTCGGCGTCATCGACACGGTGCTCCCCGTCATCCGTGACCGCGTCCGACACGCCCCGGTCGCGCACTTCGACGAGACCGGCATGCGCGTCGACGGCCGCCTCGCCTGGCTGCACTCCGCCTCCACACCCACCGACGTGCTCCTCACCGTGCACCGCCGGCGCGGCACCGCCGGAATGGACGACGCCGGCGTGCTGCCCGCCTTCACCGGCACCGCCGTGCACGACGCGTGGGCCCCGTACGACACCTACACCGACGCGGTCCACGCCCTGTGCAACGCCCACGTGCTGCGGGAACTGGTCTACGTGGTCGACACCGCCACCGGACAGGTCGCCGACCTCGCCGGCCAGGCCGCCGCGGCCCTGCGGCAACTGAACCACCTGACGGTCACGGCCCGCGCCGACGGCGGTGAACCCGACCCGGCCGACCTCGCCGAACAGACCCACCTGCTGCGCTCGGCCGTCGTACTCGGCGCCGAGGCCACCGCCGACCGCACCGACAAGCTGCACCGCAAGTACCACGCCCTGTTCGTGCGGCTACGGGACCGACGCGCCGACTACCTGCGGTTCCTCACCGACCCGGCCGTCCCGTTCGACAACAACCCGGCCGAGCGGACCATCCGCATGCCGAAACTCCGGATCAAGGTCTCCGGCAGTATGCGCACCATGACCGGAGCCGAACACTTCGCCGCGATCCGCAGCTACACCGCCACCGCCACCCGACACGGCATCAACATGCTCGACGCACTCACCCGAGCCGCCGCCGGCAGCCCCTGGATTCCCACAACCACCTGA
- a CDS encoding restriction endonuclease — protein sequence MEGRPEGAPPPRQVEDWAAAEANAVAWMKWLGHRDARPTKPGADGGIDAIAMGAFAQVKWYGKPIGPRPLRELAGARANRPGTLYFFVNNRYTPAALSYAEQVGMAAFVYSPADGMIIPVSSAARRIFQMARDGSRMGEQRSHPAASPTEPQRQRQRSRTTEPSAATGTNQESQPGEQPRRYPSAAWQQRRGPDDPLTPAAEYVSSEHHPYQDQKGEMLRRLRQKRDTRVGAVPDPLDHHRPTKSAARRISQLRFRAARA from the coding sequence ATGGAGGGCCGACCGGAGGGCGCACCGCCGCCGCGACAGGTCGAGGATTGGGCCGCCGCCGAGGCGAACGCCGTGGCTTGGATGAAGTGGCTCGGCCACCGTGACGCACGTCCGACGAAGCCAGGTGCCGACGGAGGCATCGACGCCATCGCGATGGGCGCCTTCGCGCAGGTCAAATGGTACGGAAAGCCAATCGGTCCACGGCCGCTCCGCGAGCTCGCGGGCGCGCGAGCCAACCGTCCGGGCACGCTCTACTTCTTTGTGAACAACCGCTACACGCCGGCCGCGTTGTCCTACGCCGAGCAGGTAGGGATGGCTGCCTTTGTCTACTCTCCGGCAGACGGGATGATCATTCCTGTTAGTAGCGCTGCTCGGCGGATCTTCCAGATGGCCAGGGACGGCAGTCGCATGGGCGAGCAGCGTTCCCATCCAGCGGCGAGCCCGACAGAGCCGCAACGGCAGCGGCAAAGGAGCCGGACCACCGAACCGTCGGCGGCGACAGGCACCAACCAGGAAAGCCAACCCGGCGAACAGCCCCGAAGATACCCCTCTGCGGCCTGGCAGCAGCGACGAGGACCGGACGACCCGCTGACTCCCGCGGCCGAGTACGTCTCCTCTGAGCATCACCCCTATCAAGATCAGAAAGGCGAGATGCTCCGGCGCTTGCGCCAGAAGCGGGACACGCGAGTGGGGGCGGTTCCCGATCCGCTGGATCATCATCGGCCGACGAAGAGCGCGGCCCGACGTATTAGTCAACTGCGATTCCGGGCAGCCCGAGCCTGA